The following are encoded in a window of Oncorhynchus mykiss isolate Arlee chromosome 11, USDA_OmykA_1.1, whole genome shotgun sequence genomic DNA:
- the LOC110535684 gene encoding ras and EF-hand domain-containing protein, whose translation MENKSWGVSSQAWEDFQTRLGDHARFIPRNEQAATLYQNISMTEPRMVPQYERVIMSFTREIKQHNAEMENLALAVKRAHDQAAMQLSEMEEEMDQRIHAAENNTQQQEAKRTEAALSELKRHYESEVCELQHKLQKMQLIEDQYKNINMKDESSTLKRKINELTLENQRLKQELMQSQTNIAFLQSELASLKSDLTDHSINSERDEAMMRDFSDERENLERQIEILQTANRKLHDSNDGLRSSLENTLSKSNKRGSSASPASTISRRSKSICYSSPYRDRFYQAGVDGVDADGDLLGLCGGEGGRSSLGCRRPSLDTLALALCDPAMQVKRSSEVDSLPESSLDSGMSTLRGSNNEYDSEQEVKGHEEEQRVAGNTDSLAGGHSDNDVAEMRDEMVFGSDSDSVLDWKPLESVSRTSSGASTRKALSAITNEGKEKESADLGYMTSEKAYRVVLAGDAAVGKSSFLLRLCKNEFRGNTSATLGVDFQMKTLVVDGEPTLLQLWDTAGQERFRSIAKSYFRRADGVLLLYDVTCEKSFLNVREWVDMIEDVSQDDIPIMLVGNKCDLREQALQDSVTCVPTSFGEKLAMTYNALFCETSAKDGSNVIEAVLHLAREMTKQVHGDENQESVTNLYRSPNKKMPTVTCCTG comes from the exons ATGGAGAACAAGAGCTGGGGAGTCTCCTCTCAGGCCTGGGAAGATTTCCAGACCCGACTAGGGGACCATGCCCGGTTCATACCCAG GAATGAGCAGGCAGCCACGCTGTACCAGAACATCAGTATGACAGAGCCCAGGATGGTGCCTCAGTATGAGAGAGTCATTATGAGCTTCACAAGAGAGATCAAGCAGCACAATGCTGAGATGGAGAACCTGGCCCTGGCTGTGAAACg AGCCCATGACCAAGCCGCCATGCAGCTCAgcgagatggaggaggagatggatcaACGCATCCATGCAGCTGAGAACAACACACAGCaacag GAGGCCAAGAGGACTGAGGCAGCTCTGAGTGAGCTGAAGAGACACTATGAGTCTGAGGTGTGTGAACTGCAGCACAAGCTCCAGAAGATGCAGCTG ATTGAAGACCAGTACAAGAACATCAACATGAAAGATGAGTCTTCAACCCTGAAGAGAAAGATCAACGAACTGACTCTG gaaAACCAGCGGTTGAAGCAGGAGTTGATGCAGTCTCAAACTAACATAGCCTTCCTTCAGAGTGAACTGGCCTCTCTGAAGAGTGATCTGACAGACCACAGCATCAACTCTGAGCG GGATGAGGCGATGATGAGAGACTTCTCTGATGAGAGGGAGAACCTGGAGCGACAGATAGAGATCCTACA AACAGCCAACAGGAAGCTCCATGACAGTAACGACGGGCTGCGCAGTTCCCTGGAGAACACCCTCAGCAAGAGCAATAAG CGTGGTAGCAGTGCTTCCCCAGCCAGCACCATTAGCAGGAGGAGCAAGAGTATCTGTTACTCATCTCCATACCGCGACAG GTTCTACCAGGCGGGTGTGGATGGTGTGGATGCGGACGGAGACCTGCTGGGCCTTTGTGGAGGTGAAGGTGGTAGGAGTTCCCTGGGGTGTCGGCGGCCCAGTCTGGACACCCTAGCCCTGGCTCTGTGTGACCCGGCCATGCAGGTAAAACGCAGCAGCGAGGTAGACAGCCTGCCCGAGAGCTCCCTAGACAGCGGCATGTCCACGCTGCGTGGCTCCAACAACGAATATGACTCTGAGCAGGAGGTGAAAGGGCACGAGGAGGAACAGAGGGTGGCAGGGAACACAGACAGCCTGGCGGGGGGCCACTCTGACAATGAC GTTGCAGAGATGCGGGATGAGATGGTGTTTGGATCAGACAGTGATTCTGTCCTGGACTGGAAACCTTTGGAGTCAGTCAGCCGGACCAGCTCTGGAGCGTCCACACGCAAAGCCCTCTCTGCCATCACCAATGAG ggAAAAGAGAAGGAGTCAGCTGACCTGGGCTATATGACATCAGAGAAGGCCTACAGGGTGGTGTTGGCTGGCGATGCAGCGGTGGGCAAGTCCAGCTTTCTGCTCCGCCTCTGCAAGAACGAGTTCCGAGGAAACACCAGCGCCACCCTGG GGGTGGACTTTCAGATGAAGACTCTAGTAGTGGATGGAGAGCCCACCCTACTACAGTTGTGGGACACAGCAGGccaggagag gtTCCGCAGCATTGCGAAGTCGTACTTCAGACGAGCCGACGGGGTCCTCCTGCTGTATGATGTCACCTGTGAAAAGAGCTTTCTCAACGTGAGAGAATGGGTGGACATGATTGAG GACGTGTCCCAGGATGACATTCCCATCATGCTAGTTGGAAATAAGTGTGACCTGAGGGAGCAAGCACTACAGGACAGTGTCACCTGTGTCCCCACCAGCTTCGGAGAGAAGCTGGCCATG ACATATAACGCCCTCTTCTGTGAGACCAGTGCTAAAGACGGATCTAATGTCATAGAGGCCGTGCTGCATCTGGCCAG agaGATGACCAAGCAGGTTCATGGGGATGAGAACCAGGAGTCTGTGACTAACCTCTACAGAAGTCCCAATAAGAAGATGCCTACTGTCACCTGCTGCACAGGATAA